The following coding sequences lie in one Treponema sp. OMZ 790 genomic window:
- a CDS encoding FecR domain-containing protein, translating into MKTKRNTTFKPKTNSKLLDLAVVAVSLLVIFFDLFLFVRELNRTFERSDTPIAAVKYKYRTVQRKFNDRAVWDRPVQNSYLYDGDTIRTANEASATIHFFGEEEEANVVEIDSNTMVQIFGKNKELQVNLNSGSVSAKTANNNLRLKSDNADISIEKGSVLHVQKTDEESLQLAVEEGSVSFTGDKTGEKEILEAGSVLQQGKKAKLVMISPGKSTRLLNQSRDNFGLEIKFKWQSSFSNDEEIFLETSPLSNFSIDTKKYDVSGLKEFTLKHDSGALYWRLYSAKEGVESEETLSGKLTVIKAPAPAALLPESEKTFAYNANPPHIRFLWEGNELSSFYTVEIADNKEMKNPVISKNSGSESFTLSELTEGTWYWRVVPKYGFDSSFTAQASAVSVFYIKKTEEGEKPELLHMKSIMDTSKGKGLTFSWKPNLDAAKYRVKIARDKAMTDILIDNIVITSYIELKEASKFLPNGDYYMTVASLDAKDNEIGISDVASFKTMDSEIILRSVFPPNDYNLLDALTGDTFFTWKTNFDSEQIFQVSNTKDFKKLTVNKTVKGLGTDGVSLPEGEWYWRVYSELDGKQYISEVKKLNVIPLLDKPDLSDAKKNIVIVPKHKSKFGWKPVEGADYYQVKLTDRTSDSVPLYEDLFALNTEIEIDMNKFEDGDYILNIQAFANAGLNSSRMFGLSQAHTFTAKHLQPVVLIKPAPGDKIDGIEAALNPSQAEWSSAHPPVGVEFILEKIGVRTPVFTLKDAGYKVQLPPLTAGRYRWKVRAETEDGFDISSKDYAAFTVLPIPPLAKAQFIFPKDKEVLGVSFFSANRSIVFKWKAVDKATHYILKIYNDKKRMILNTEIKAKAGSDLVYEFKDIQRLSRGIFFVEVIAERKLDSGLVFQTGHVSKRRFDIDLPKKDNVETDETGVLYGR; encoded by the coding sequence ATGAAGACGAAAAGAAATACAACATTCAAGCCCAAAACAAACAGTAAGCTCTTAGACCTCGCTGTGGTTGCAGTATCCCTGCTGGTTATATTTTTTGATTTGTTTTTGTTTGTAAGGGAGCTGAACAGAACCTTTGAACGCTCGGATACACCTATAGCTGCCGTTAAGTATAAATATAGAACGGTTCAGCGCAAATTCAATGATAGGGCTGTCTGGGATCGTCCGGTTCAAAATTCCTACCTTTATGACGGGGATACGATAAGGACCGCTAATGAAGCTTCTGCAACTATTCATTTTTTTGGAGAGGAAGAAGAGGCCAATGTGGTTGAGATAGACTCAAATACCATGGTTCAAATTTTCGGCAAAAATAAGGAGCTCCAAGTTAATCTGAATTCGGGCTCGGTGTCGGCAAAAACGGCAAACAATAATTTACGCTTAAAATCGGATAATGCAGATATAAGCATCGAAAAAGGCTCGGTATTACATGTTCAAAAAACCGATGAAGAAAGCCTTCAGCTTGCTGTAGAAGAAGGCTCCGTTTCTTTTACGGGAGATAAAACCGGAGAAAAAGAAATTTTAGAAGCCGGCTCTGTCTTACAGCAGGGAAAAAAGGCAAAACTGGTTATGATAAGTCCGGGTAAAAGTACGAGACTTTTAAATCAGTCGCGGGATAATTTTGGACTTGAAATTAAATTTAAGTGGCAATCTTCCTTTTCCAATGATGAAGAAATTTTTCTTGAAACCTCGCCTTTAAGCAATTTCAGCATAGATACAAAAAAATATGATGTAAGCGGCTTAAAGGAATTTACGCTTAAGCATGATTCCGGCGCTCTTTATTGGCGCTTATACTCGGCCAAGGAGGGCGTTGAAAGTGAAGAGACCTTATCGGGAAAACTTACGGTCATCAAGGCTCCGGCTCCTGCAGCCCTTTTGCCCGAATCGGAAAAGACCTTTGCTTATAATGCTAATCCTCCCCATATCAGATTTTTGTGGGAAGGAAATGAACTTTCTTCATTCTACACTGTCGAAATTGCAGACAATAAGGAAATGAAAAATCCGGTAATAAGTAAAAATTCCGGCTCCGAATCTTTTACCTTGTCAGAGCTGACGGAGGGAACATGGTATTGGCGCGTAGTTCCGAAATACGGGTTCGATTCTTCATTTACGGCCCAAGCTTCTGCAGTTTCGGTTTTTTATATCAAAAAAACCGAAGAGGGCGAAAAGCCAGAGCTTCTTCACATGAAAAGTATTATGGATACCTCGAAAGGAAAGGGTCTTACCTTTTCTTGGAAACCTAATTTGGATGCTGCAAAATACAGGGTAAAGATAGCCCGTGATAAGGCTATGACCGATATTCTTATAGACAACATCGTTATAACAAGCTATATAGAGTTAAAAGAAGCTTCAAAATTCTTGCCTAACGGCGATTACTATATGACGGTTGCCTCCCTTGATGCAAAGGACAATGAGATAGGTATAAGCGATGTTGCGTCTTTTAAAACCATGGATTCGGAGATTATTTTACGCTCCGTTTTTCCTCCTAATGATTATAATTTACTTGATGCCTTAACAGGAGATACCTTCTTTACATGGAAGACTAATTTTGATTCGGAGCAGATTTTTCAGGTTTCAAATACCAAGGATTTTAAAAAACTTACGGTCAATAAAACGGTTAAGGGTTTAGGAACCGATGGAGTCAGCTTGCCTGAAGGCGAATGGTATTGGCGCGTTTATAGCGAATTGGACGGAAAGCAATATATATCCGAGGTAAAAAAACTAAACGTAATACCTCTTCTCGATAAGCCTGATTTAAGCGATGCAAAGAAAAATATTGTAATCGTTCCAAAACATAAAAGTAAATTCGGCTGGAAGCCGGTTGAAGGTGCCGATTATTATCAGGTAAAACTTACAGACAGGACTTCGGATTCCGTTCCCTTATATGAAGACCTTTTTGCTTTAAATACCGAGATTGAAATCGATATGAACAAATTTGAAGACGGGGACTATATATTGAATATACAGGCTTTTGCAAATGCCGGCTTAAATTCGAGCCGAATGTTCGGTCTTTCGCAAGCCCATACCTTTACGGCAAAGCATCTGCAGCCTGTGGTACTTATAAAACCTGCACCGGGTGATAAGATTGACGGTATAGAGGCGGCTCTTAATCCTTCTCAGGCCGAATGGTCATCGGCTCATCCGCCTGTAGGAGTCGAATTTATTTTGGAAAAAATCGGTGTGCGGACTCCGGTGTTTACATTAAAAGATGCTGGTTATAAGGTTCAGCTTCCTCCTTTAACGGCAGGAAGATACCGATGGAAGGTAAGGGCCGAAACGGAAGACGGTTTCGATATTTCATCCAAAGACTATGCAGCCTTTACGGTTTTACCGATTCCGCCCCTGGCTAAGGCTCAATTTATATTCCCAAAAGACAAAGAAGTTTTAGGCGTTTCGTTCTTTTCGGCAAACAGAAGTATAGTTTTTAAATGGAAGGCTGTTGATAAGGCAACTCATTATATTTTAAAAATATATAACGATAAAAAAAGAATGATTTTAAACACGGAAATTAAGGCAAAAGCGGGAAGCGATCTTGTATATGAATTTAAAGATATTCAGCGTTTATCCCGCGGAATCTTTTTTGTCGAAGTTATTGCAGAAAGAAAATTGGACAGCGGGTTGGTTTTCCAAACCGGTCATGTTTCAAAAAGGCGGTTTGACATCGATTTACCAAAAAAAGATAATGTAGAAACCGATGAAACGGGAGTTCTTTATGGAAGATAA
- a CDS encoding adenylate/guanylate cyclase domain-containing protein → MLKNEDLNEKVKFSIGAKLITIISILVIFSLGTITGLVSWFVGEDIQTMSEESNRTVNFQAGAAAEKELYSIKANAFLFLDVLNSTETGSGIAKQTANFYFERNPQVAAIAVTDSRMDKRLYRKLVSTNFFLSRELEPPVIDEFIEKEMETAIQAEKGISQVVNASPFFGEPILVLFYPYKEKGLDQSLIVFFSAETLSEHIGTGKLQTTYLVNNLGDILIHPDFELTKNGINVRDSKLFLEMREKGDMNRQILFTDKEGKKQFGAYKKLSIADLAVLTTAEADKVLEPVLRSTFKNVTLGVAVLALAILLIWFFSKSISSPVKVLAAAAGEIEQGNYELDLKAKTKDEIGLLTKSFVRMGKGLAERERLKDSFGRFINKEIAELAMKGELALGGETKETTIFFSDIRSFTAISEKLEPNEVVEFLNEYMTQMVECVNDTHGVVDKFIGDAVMAVWGAPTSAGSPKEDALNCIRAALRMRAALIIFNRGRGGDKKPIIRIGCGINSGPVVAGQIGSKKRMEYTVIGDAVNLASRTEALNKPLGTDILITENTYNLVKDKVLVEEMPSVTVKGKSAPLRMFAVINMPEETGIPGAGEKGPKSLAQIREKLGIPTPDLNKVDLNEDEKKYNIQAQNKQ, encoded by the coding sequence ATGTTAAAAAATGAGGACTTAAACGAGAAGGTCAAATTCTCGATCGGTGCCAAGCTGATAACCATTATTTCGATTTTGGTTATATTTTCTCTGGGAACTATAACGGGACTTGTGTCTTGGTTTGTAGGCGAGGATATTCAGACCATGTCTGAAGAGAGTAATAGAACCGTTAATTTTCAAGCCGGGGCTGCCGCAGAAAAAGAGTTGTATTCAATAAAGGCAAATGCTTTTTTGTTCTTGGATGTTCTTAATTCGACTGAAACCGGTTCAGGCATAGCAAAACAGACGGCTAACTTTTATTTTGAAAGAAATCCTCAGGTAGCGGCAATTGCAGTTACCGATTCAAGAATGGATAAACGTCTTTATCGAAAACTCGTTAGTACCAATTTTTTCCTTTCCCGTGAGCTTGAACCTCCGGTTATAGACGAGTTTATCGAAAAAGAAATGGAAACGGCTATTCAAGCCGAAAAAGGAATAAGTCAGGTCGTGAACGCTTCTCCTTTTTTTGGAGAACCCATACTTGTTCTTTTTTATCCGTACAAAGAGAAAGGCCTGGACCAGAGCTTGATAGTCTTCTTTTCTGCCGAAACCTTATCCGAGCACATAGGTACGGGAAAACTCCAAACGACCTATCTTGTAAACAACCTAGGCGATATTTTAATTCACCCCGATTTTGAGCTTACCAAAAACGGAATTAATGTGCGGGACTCAAAACTCTTTTTGGAGATGCGTGAAAAAGGAGATATGAACAGGCAGATCCTTTTTACCGACAAGGAAGGAAAAAAACAGTTCGGGGCTTATAAAAAACTTTCGATAGCAGATCTTGCCGTTCTTACCACGGCCGAGGCCGATAAGGTTTTGGAGCCCGTATTAAGATCAACCTTTAAAAACGTTACCTTGGGTGTTGCGGTTTTGGCGCTTGCAATCCTTCTTATCTGGTTTTTCTCAAAATCGATAAGCTCGCCTGTTAAGGTGCTCGCTGCCGCAGCCGGCGAAATCGAGCAGGGTAATTATGAGCTTGATCTAAAGGCTAAGACAAAGGATGAAATAGGTCTTTTAACAAAGAGCTTTGTCAGGATGGGCAAGGGTTTGGCTGAAAGAGAAAGGCTTAAGGACTCTTTCGGCCGCTTTATAAACAAGGAAATTGCAGAGCTTGCCATGAAAGGAGAGCTTGCTCTTGGAGGAGAAACAAAGGAAACGACTATATTCTTCTCTGACATCCGATCCTTTACGGCTATTTCCGAAAAACTCGAACCGAATGAGGTTGTAGAGTTCTTAAATGAGTATATGACCCAGATGGTAGAATGTGTAAACGATACCCACGGAGTTGTAGACAAATTTATAGGAGATGCGGTTATGGCAGTTTGGGGTGCTCCCACAAGTGCAGGAAGTCCGAAAGAAGATGCCTTGAACTGTATAAGGGCTGCTTTAAGGATGAGGGCTGCCCTGATTATCTTTAATAGGGGAAGAGGCGGAGACAAAAAGCCTATTATCCGTATAGGATGCGGTATTAACTCAGGACCCGTTGTTGCCGGTCAGATAGGTTCAAAAAAGAGAATGGAGTACACGGTAATAGGAGATGCCGTGAACCTTGCATCCAGAACCGAAGCCTTAAACAAACCCTTGGGTACGGATATTCTTATTACCGAAAACACTTATAACCTTGTAAAAGATAAGGTCTTGGTTGAAGAAATGCCGTCCGTTACGGTTAAAGGAAAATCGGCTCCTTTAAGAATGTTTGCGGTTATAAATATGCCTGAAGAAACAGGTATTCCCGGTGCAGGAGAGAAAGGACCTAAGAGCTTGGCTCAAATTAGAGAAAAACTGGGAATTCCTACTCCGGATTTGAATAAGGTGGATTTAAATGAAGACGAAAAGAAATACAACATTCAAGCCCAAAACAAACAGTAA
- a CDS encoding DNA alkylation repair protein encodes MNPKQTLIQTKLFAFEDKKYKDFNKKLIPNIDENTMIGIRTPVLRKFAKDFFKAEPETVSAFMKDVPHKYFEENNLHCFFIENIKDFAEAVKETEKFLPYIDNWATCDSFSPKLFKKYHDEIYKKILVWIKSKHTYTVRYAIGLLLSNYLDEHFKPEMLELVSQVRSDEYYINMMIAWYFSIALVKQYKAALPHIKEKKLDTFTHNKAIQKAIESYQIPKEIKELLRGMKVKTQ; translated from the coding sequence ATGAACCCCAAACAAACCTTAATTCAAACTAAACTTTTCGCCTTTGAAGATAAAAAATACAAGGACTTTAATAAAAAGCTGATTCCTAATATTGATGAAAATACTATGATAGGCATAAGAACGCCTGTCTTGCGTAAATTTGCAAAGGATTTTTTTAAGGCAGAACCGGAAACAGTCTCGGCCTTTATGAAGGATGTGCCGCACAAGTATTTTGAAGAAAACAACCTGCACTGCTTTTTTATCGAAAATATAAAAGATTTTGCTGAAGCGGTAAAAGAGACCGAAAAGTTTTTACCATACATCGACAACTGGGCAACATGTGACAGTTTTTCTCCCAAACTGTTTAAAAAATACCACGACGAAATTTACAAAAAAATTTTGGTATGGATAAAATCGAAGCATACCTATACCGTAAGGTACGCTATAGGGCTTTTATTATCGAATTATCTTGATGAGCATTTTAAACCCGAAATGCTTGAGCTTGTTTCACAGGTCAGATCCGATGAGTACTATATCAATATGATGATAGCTTGGTACTTCAGCATTGCCCTCGTCAAGCAATACAAAGCAGCCCTTCCCCACATCAAAGAAAAAAAACTTGATACCTTCACCCACAACAAGGCTATTCAAAAAGCAATCGAAAGCTATCAAATTCCTAAAGAGATAAAGGAGCTTTTGCGGGGGATGAAGGTGAAAACACAATAA
- a CDS encoding type II toxin-antitoxin system HicB family antitoxin, whose product MKYVYTAIFTEEKDTVYARVPDLKGCITTGKDLQDAMKQMEDAMSAWLCVAEDEGFDIPNATPQKKILHTQNDILSIIKADTKKYRAMTYSRAVRKNVSLPAWLAEAAENANLNFSQELQNALKAKLQIVI is encoded by the coding sequence ATGAAATATGTTTATACTGCTATTTTCACGGAAGAAAAGGATACGGTATATGCACGAGTACCTGACCTCAAAGGCTGCATAACAACCGGTAAAGACTTACAGGATGCGATGAAGCAAATGGAAGATGCAATGTCGGCCTGGCTTTGTGTTGCAGAAGATGAAGGCTTTGATATTCCTAATGCGACACCTCAGAAAAAAATTCTACATACCCAAAATGATATACTTTCTATTATAAAGGCTGATACGAAAAAATATCGAGCTATGACATATTCGAGGGCTGTACGAAAAAATGTATCTCTCCCCGCCTGGCTTGCAGAAGCGGCCGAAAATGCCAATCTGAATTTCTCTCAAGAATTGCAAAATGCTCTTAAAGCAAAATTGCAGATTGTGATTTAG
- a CDS encoding type II toxin-antitoxin system HicA family toxin, with amino-acid sequence MQAIKALEKAGYFLKRHGANHDIYCNIELRCSIPLKRHSFNKNDLRYIQKEIEQGAKK; translated from the coding sequence ATGCAAGCAATAAAAGCATTAGAGAAAGCAGGGTATTTTTTAAAACGGCATGGGGCAAATCACGATATATATTGCAATATCGAATTAAGATGTTCTATTCCGCTTAAAAGGCATAGTTTTAATAAAAATGACTTGCGGTACATTCAAAAAGAGATTGAACAGGGAGCTAAAAAATGA
- a CDS encoding type II toxin-antitoxin system HicB family antitoxin, whose translation MKYTYPVIFENDEGKIGVRVPDISGCFTFGDTITEAIEMAEDAIAMMLVHYEDNNQAIPNPSNISDVKVKDGFVNYVIADTDKWRRQFSEKSVKKTVTLPAWLNYKAENANLNFSQELQNALKAKLQIVI comes from the coding sequence ATGAAATATACATATCCTGTTATTTTTGAAAACGATGAGGGGAAAATAGGAGTGAGAGTTCCGGATATTTCCGGCTGTTTTACATTCGGGGATACAATAACTGAAGCTATAGAAATGGCAGAGGATGCCATAGCTATGATGCTCGTTCATTATGAAGATAATAATCAAGCAATACCAAATCCCAGTAATATATCTGATGTAAAAGTAAAAGACGGATTTGTAAACTATGTTATAGCTGACACGGATAAATGGCGCAGACAATTCTCCGAAAAGTCGGTAAAAAAAACGGTTACACTTCCTGCATGGTTAAATTACAAGGCCGAAAATGCCAATCTTAATTTCTCTCAAGAATTGCAAAATGCTCTTAAAGCAAAATTGCAGATTGTGATTTAG
- a CDS encoding type II toxin-antitoxin system HicA family toxin: MTSNEIIKLLKKAGYEIIAGAKHDKAIHKESGKMIAIPRHKGDIPKGTAHNILKEAGIK; the protein is encoded by the coding sequence ATGACATCAAATGAAATCATAAAGCTGTTAAAAAAGGCCGGATATGAAATAATAGCCGGAGCAAAGCATGATAAGGCAATTCACAAAGAAAGCGGAAAAATGATAGCAATACCGCGTCATAAAGGTGATATTCCAAAAGGAACTGCACATAATATTTTAAAGGAAGCCGGTATTAAATAG
- the purL gene encoding phosphoribosylformylglycinamidine synthase subunit PurL codes for MNIYRFCVKSKKDLHFQMPKNEELLKQAHVLGFKTVKEISTENLYFVRGNLSNEEKKTLADFLFCDELYEYSQTADFKIEEKNNLFHIETALKPGVTDSSSREALRAVKELGIRGVEEITSGKAYDIYGELTEAEIEKLAKNLLCNDVIEQYKIGFVEPSWAHEHDGKNGPNTSVETIDIASMSDEELLALSNERRAALDIHEMRAIREYYKEEKRPCTDAEFEMIAQTWSEHCVHKTFKAKIDIDGASLNDEQKKAYPDLCVNSIIKTYIKKATDDINAPWVLSSFVDNAGIIEFDDKYEVSFKAETHNHPSAIEPFGGANTGVGGVIRDVMGVSARPFAVTDVLCFGHPDTPAENVPKGILHPKRIISGVIEGVKDYGNKMGIPTVNGSVHYHEAYASNPLVYCGCAGIAPRGKHRTTPSAGDHIVSLGGKTGRDGLRGATFSSMVMDASTGDVAGSSVQIGEPIIQKKVGEVLIDARDQGLYSAITDCGAGGYSSAVGEMASTLGCDVDLARIPVKYQGLAPWELWLSEAQERMVIAVPHEKLETLQKLCDANDVELTDLGRFTGDAVLKVRFGEKEIINLSCGFLHSGPPQRKLKAAPPKEGKTLIKYPEYKEPDLNEALKAVVNHHAVNSKEDIVRLYDHEVQGGTILRPYDGPEGNVPQDAAVIKPAETEGKKAVAISNALNPRQGLLDPYAAAASAIDEAVRNAVAAGADPEKTAILDNFCLGDPNRPETMWALIEMARSCYDTALVFKTPFISGKDSFNNEYLTSEGERVSIPPSLLISAMGIVPDIGKVPGSDFKKEGSAIYLMGKPQFSFGGSVFAELFGIPQGESGEVPPFKKEAAELYKKLHSNIMKGLVLSCHDLSEGGLAAALYEMCLSGIGAELSSDFHTKLGASKIASLFGETTGCLLVEVKEENRSAFEKEMAGSAIYEIGKTGGNAGLKL; via the coding sequence ATGAATATTTACCGATTTTGTGTTAAAAGTAAAAAGGACTTGCACTTTCAAATGCCCAAAAATGAGGAGCTCTTAAAGCAGGCCCATGTTCTGGGCTTTAAGACCGTTAAAGAAATAAGTACGGAAAACCTTTATTTTGTACGCGGAAATCTTTCAAATGAAGAAAAGAAAACATTAGCCGACTTCTTGTTTTGCGATGAGCTTTACGAGTACAGCCAAACCGCAGACTTTAAAATAGAAGAAAAAAATAATCTTTTCCACATTGAAACAGCCTTAAAACCCGGTGTTACGGACTCCTCCTCACGCGAGGCCCTGAGGGCCGTAAAAGAACTCGGCATCCGAGGCGTTGAAGAAATTACCAGCGGAAAAGCCTACGATATTTATGGAGAACTTACCGAGGCCGAAATAGAAAAACTTGCAAAAAATCTTCTATGTAACGATGTTATAGAACAGTACAAAATAGGCTTTGTAGAGCCTTCCTGGGCCCATGAACATGACGGAAAAAACGGGCCTAACACAAGCGTTGAAACCATAGACATAGCCTCCATGAGCGATGAGGAACTTTTAGCCCTTTCAAACGAAAGACGGGCAGCCTTGGATATCCACGAGATGAGGGCTATCCGCGAGTACTACAAGGAAGAAAAAAGGCCTTGCACCGATGCGGAATTTGAAATGATAGCCCAAACTTGGAGCGAGCACTGCGTTCATAAAACCTTTAAGGCAAAAATAGACATTGACGGGGCATCTCTCAACGATGAGCAAAAAAAAGCCTACCCGGATCTTTGCGTAAACAGCATAATCAAAACCTATATCAAAAAAGCCACCGATGACATCAATGCCCCTTGGGTTCTTTCTTCATTTGTGGACAATGCCGGTATAATCGAATTTGACGACAAATACGAGGTTTCCTTTAAGGCAGAAACTCATAACCATCCTTCTGCCATTGAGCCCTTCGGAGGGGCTAACACGGGAGTCGGCGGCGTTATAAGGGACGTTATGGGCGTTTCGGCCCGCCCCTTTGCCGTAACCGATGTCCTCTGTTTCGGCCATCCCGACACTCCGGCAGAAAATGTTCCCAAGGGGATCCTTCATCCTAAGCGCATAATTTCAGGCGTTATCGAAGGAGTTAAGGACTACGGAAACAAGATGGGCATTCCGACCGTAAACGGAAGCGTTCACTACCACGAAGCCTACGCTTCAAACCCCTTAGTCTACTGCGGATGTGCAGGTATCGCCCCCAGGGGTAAACACCGAACAACCCCCTCGGCAGGGGATCACATTGTTTCTTTAGGCGGAAAAACCGGACGAGACGGTCTTAGGGGAGCCACCTTTTCTTCGATGGTAATGGATGCAAGCACAGGAGATGTTGCAGGCTCCTCCGTTCAAATAGGCGAGCCCATAATTCAAAAAAAGGTTGGGGAAGTACTCATCGATGCTCGCGATCAAGGTCTTTATTCTGCAATTACCGACTGCGGAGCCGGAGGTTATTCTTCTGCCGTAGGCGAGATGGCATCTACCCTCGGCTGCGATGTAGACCTTGCAAGAATCCCCGTAAAATATCAAGGGCTTGCTCCCTGGGAGCTCTGGCTTTCGGAGGCTCAGGAAAGAATGGTCATCGCCGTTCCTCATGAAAAGCTTGAAACCTTGCAAAAGCTTTGCGATGCAAACGATGTGGAATTAACCGACCTAGGCCGTTTTACCGGAGATGCGGTTTTAAAGGTGCGCTTCGGTGAAAAGGAAATAATAAATCTTTCATGCGGCTTTTTACATTCAGGCCCGCCGCAACGAAAGCTCAAAGCGGCTCCTCCCAAAGAGGGAAAAACTCTTATAAAATATCCCGAATATAAGGAACCTGATCTAAACGAGGCTTTAAAGGCTGTGGTAAACCATCACGCCGTAAATTCAAAGGAAGATATAGTAAGGCTTTACGACCATGAGGTTCAAGGCGGAACAATCCTCCGCCCCTATGACGGCCCCGAAGGAAATGTCCCTCAGGATGCAGCCGTTATAAAACCTGCGGAAACGGAAGGAAAAAAAGCCGTTGCAATCTCGAATGCCTTAAATCCGAGGCAGGGCCTTTTGGATCCTTATGCAGCTGCAGCAAGTGCGATAGATGAAGCTGTCCGAAATGCCGTTGCAGCCGGAGCAGACCCCGAAAAAACAGCCATCCTCGATAACTTTTGCTTAGGCGACCCCAACCGACCCGAAACCATGTGGGCACTGATCGAAATGGCACGCTCTTGTTACGACACGGCTCTTGTTTTTAAGACCCCATTTATTTCGGGAAAAGATTCCTTCAATAACGAGTACCTGACCTCGGAAGGAGAGAGGGTTTCGATTCCGCCCTCGCTTTTAATCTCGGCGATGGGAATAGTTCCCGATATCGGAAAAGTTCCCGGTTCCGACTTTAAAAAAGAAGGCTCTGCCATCTACCTTATGGGTAAGCCCCAATTCTCTTTCGGAGGCTCGGTCTTTGCAGAACTTTTCGGCATTCCTCAAGGGGAAAGCGGAGAAGTTCCGCCCTTTAAAAAAGAAGCGGCAGAGCTTTATAAAAAACTTCACTCCAACATAATGAAGGGCTTGGTGCTCTCATGCCACGACTTGAGCGAAGGAGGCCTTGCTGCCGCCCTATATGAAATGTGTTTAAGCGGAATAGGAGCCGAGCTGAGCAGTGACTTTCACACAAAACTGGGAGCTTCAAAAATTGCAAGTCTCTTTGGCGAAACCACCGGCTGTCTCCTTGTAGAAGTAAAAGAAGAAAACCGTTCAGCCTTTGAAAAGGAAATGGCGGGCTCTGCAATCTACGAGATAGGAAAAACCGGAGGAAATGCCGGCTTAAAACTTTAA
- a CDS encoding TIGR01440 family protein: MSGIDLEKIKEETLAALTELLEASSLKAGDILVLGCSTSEVSGGIIGKASNEEAGRTIVSALLSILEPKRIFLAVQGCEHINRALVIEKEAQEKYGFEEVSVVPALHAGGAASLAAYTLFKSPVMIEHVTAHAGIDIGDTEIGMHVRFVQVPVRLKTKYIGSARLTALKSRPKLIGGERAVYERV; the protein is encoded by the coding sequence ATGAGCGGAATCGATTTAGAAAAAATAAAAGAAGAAACTCTAGCTGCCTTAACCGAACTCCTTGAGGCCTCATCCTTAAAAGCCGGGGATATCCTGGTCCTCGGCTGCAGCACAAGCGAGGTTTCGGGAGGAATTATCGGGAAGGCCTCAAATGAAGAAGCCGGAAGGACAATAGTTTCCGCTCTGCTTTCAATCCTTGAGCCTAAGCGAATCTTTTTGGCCGTTCAAGGCTGCGAGCACATAAACCGCGCCCTTGTCATCGAAAAAGAGGCTCAAGAAAAATACGGCTTTGAGGAGGTGTCGGTAGTTCCTGCCCTTCACGCAGGAGGAGCCGCCTCCCTCGCAGCCTATACTCTTTTTAAATCCCCCGTCATGATAGAGCACGTAACAGCCCATGCAGGCATTGACATAGGAGACACCGAAATAGGAATGCACGTAAGGTTTGTGCAAGTACCCGTAAGACTTAAAACCAAGTACATAGGCTCGGCAAGACTCACAGCCCTCAAAAGCCGCCCCAAACTAATAGGCGGAGAGAGGGCTGTGTATGAAAGAGTGTAA